The sequence GTCGTCGTAGCTCCCATTTTGGGGTCACGTACTACCCCATTCGCCGGCGCGCGTTTTCGCGTTTACGTTCTTCCTATATTTTACACGTATCCGCTGCTCTAATCTCTCTGCACTCTAATCTCTCTAATCTCTCTACGTATACACATACATTCTACTTTTCGGAGCGTGACGATAAATTGGATTTTCAAATATGGTCTCCAGGGTGTTCTTAATTCTGAATAATCAAAACTaatgcacaattatttttatataaaactaatgaATTAACGCACAAAAAATTTCTGCGGAAAGTAAACATTAATTGCAAAGctgcaatattaaatgtatcgttttgctattattaaattacacttactaattttatgattattaattaaaattactcataatttttctaataatttaaaaaagaatacaaaatatttcatacatgcGAATTTTAGCACTGAGATCTCTctctaattatataatctttttaaaaagagcatacaaaagatatttattgcatatctatcttcattttttgGTTTTTACTATATACTATAGATtagtaataaacaaaaattaatttacttctcTTGTTTCTTACTTTACTTCTAGTACGGCTACGTAACGATTCCTCAGATTTCTTCAATTCGTCCATCACATATTTGGTGTCCTCGGCTTCCATTCGCGAATCTCGACTATCGCCGTAAATGCTCACGCAGATCGTTTTTATACGTTCGCTCCTGTCGCTCGTCAAACTGATCTAAACGAAAAGACGCGATACATGCCGCAAGGAACGGTACAAAGATCATTACGTCATGAAATTCCCTTCCAATTTAACGTACGACGTAAAGGCGGAAAGGCAGAGCTCTTACTTTAGATTCATCCGAGCAACAACGTCTTCGGGCGGGTCGACGAAACGACTTCTTAAGACGGAGGCAGCAAATTGCGAACGGAAAAATCAAAAAGAACATCGTGTTCAAGAAGAATTCCGCCTTCCTGCAGAACACACACTCGTCGAAAGTCGTATCACGTTTCACGCACTTATCTACAATATTTATCGTACTGTATTATAACTATAGTTATCTCCCTGTACCTGCTACATATCCTGACGGTTCTCTTGCGCGTATCCGGATGCACCGGTGCACCGTGCTCATCCGTCACcacgtatttatattttaattctcgtTCGAAGTACTCCGACATTCCGCCAGTTTCCAATAGAGAATCTAAGCCCCAACGACCTACCATCGGTATGTACAAGCCGATCAACCATTTCAGGAAACCTGAGAGAAacgtatatttcaatatttttatttgtatttacaactattgttaaaaatgttaaaaatagattaggCCATACAATGCTTCGGTAAAATCATTAAC is a genomic window of Monomorium pharaonis isolate MP-MQ-018 chromosome 7, ASM1337386v2, whole genome shotgun sequence containing:
- the LOC114254084 gene encoding uncharacterized protein LOC114254084; protein product: MDRCTCMLHCLCVCESEARGTDCRPMSPELYRAAGFRGPVPAATREIFTKTMNILCLIVSSILLLLFIGFLKWLIGLYIPMVGRWGLDSLLETGGMSEYFERELKYKYVVTDEHGAPVHPDTRKRTVRICSRKAEFFLNTMFFLIFPFAICCLRLKKSFRRPARRRCCSDESKISLTSDRSERIKTICVSIYGDSRDSRMEAEDTKYVMDELKKSEESLRSRTRSKVRNKRKKQFHKRIPLAPLTPPGNSK